In Natator depressus isolate rNatDep1 chromosome 17, rNatDep2.hap1, whole genome shotgun sequence, one genomic interval encodes:
- the SEZ6 gene encoding seizure protein 6 homolog isoform X1, with translation MGAAPGAPARGLAGCLLLAALLQGQARDFASEEPNVVGRRAAGSSEAEGDQTVPPTPDELEGKVHFVTTAPTLTLLNHHPLLEEFLHEALVKKDYLRQVPFLTWGLRGPGPVLPDAPGRITQTPRANLPNQDDLPVFSDLTTSLTVPATAPVTMTSPTALVGEKAKARDAERTPAMVKPAFTEELLTTAAGHVAPWAEPQPAGPETNSASVLTEPPITPTPAISQAALTNPGQATTDMVVSNTTTAITPTAWFVSPQVPGPALPRAKEPEPEAAATATVSGDDEETTTTTIITTTTITTVQVPAPCNWNLTGPEGSLESPEPVSSPYDSLDCTYTISGYPGYGVEIKVLNISLSEGETVTMETFGGAEPVVLANESFLMRGQVIRSPTNRVSVRFRSPQPASPGTFRFRFQAYLLSCSFPSRPAYGDISITSLHPGGSAHFYCTTGYQLRGPPVLTCLNATWPFWSSREPICLAACGGVIRNATVGRIISPGFPNNYSSNLTCQWLLEAPRGQRLHLHFEKVALAEDDDRLIIRNGNSTEAAPVYDSYEVEYLPIEGLLSTARHFFLELTTDSNGASTGVALRYEAFEQGHCYEPFVKYGNFTTSDATYAVGTSVEFSCDPGYTLEQGSIIIECVDPSDPQWNETEPACRAVCSGEITDSAGVVLSPNWPEAYGKGQDCIWGLHVEEDKRIMLDIQVLHIGKGDVLTFYDGDDLTARILGQYTGTHRRFKLYTAMADVTIQFQSDPGGAVFGYQQGFVIHFFEVPRNDTCPELPEIPNGWKTTSHPELIHGTMVNYHCYPGFELVGTDLLMCHWDLTWSGDLPTCERVTSCKDPGDVDHSRRIISSSKFPVGSTVQFVCDKGYVLTGGSLLTCRDRQAGGPKWSDRLPKCTPEVYEPCHNPGVPENGIQTPEKRLYQAGATLRFSCATGYVLLGEGSLRCVPGHPSQWNSSPPICKAAAYDEFYSNRNLDVAKVLPSGNPQEGPNVAIAIFLPVLVVALLIGGIYLYFSKLQGKPSLQLPLSGSHPYDHITVESAFDNTAYETGSVSFPGHQGI, from the exons aCTTTGCCTCGGAGGAGCCGAACGTGGTGGGCCGGAGGGCAGCGGGGAGCTCTGAGGCTGAGGGGGACCAGACAGTGCCCCCCACTCCGGACGAGCTGGAGGGCAAGGTCCACTTTGTCACCACGGCCCCCACGCTGACGCTGCTCAACCATCACCCGCTGCTGGAGGAGTTCCTGCACGAGGCCCTGGTGAAGAAGGACTATCTGAGGCAGGTGCCCTTTCTCACATGGGGCCTGCGGGGGCCAGGCCCGGTCCTGCCCGATGCGCCAGGGCGGATCACCCAGACCCCGAGGGCCAACCTGCCAAACCAAGATGACCTTCCGGTGTTTTCTGACCTGACTACATCCCTCACggtgccagccacagcccccgTGACCATGACCAGCCCCACGGCCCTAGTGGGAGAGAAGGCCAAGGCCAGAGACGCGGAGAGGACCCCAGCAATGGTCAAGCCGGCGTTCACTGAGGAGCTGCTGACCACAGCTGCAGGCCACGTGGCCCCATGGGCAGAGCCCCAGCCAGCTGGCCCAGAGACCAACTCCGCCTCTGTCCTTACGGAGCCTCCCATCACCCCCACGCCTGCCATCTCCCAAGCCGCCCTGACCAACCCAGGTCAAGCCACCACCGACATGGTGGTCAGCAACACCACAACCGCTATCACCCCCACAGCCTGGTTTGTCTCGCCACAGGTGCCCGGCCCAGCACTGCCACGGGCCAAGGAGCCCGAGCCGGAGGCTGCCGCCACAGCCACGGTTTCTGGGGATGACGAGGAAACCACCACAACCACCATCATCACCACGACTACCATCACCACGGTGCAGGTACCAG CTCCGTGCAACTGGAACCTCACTGGCCCTGAGGGTTCCTTGGAGTCTCCGGAGCCGGTCAGTTCTCCCTATGACAGCCTGGACTGCACTTACACCATCTCCGGGTACCCTGGCTACGGCGTGGAGATCAAG GTCCTGAACATCAGCCTGTCGGAAGGGGAGACGGTCACCATGGAGACCTTTGGGGGCGCGGAGCCTGTCGTCCTGGCCAACGAGTCCTTCCTCATGAGGGGCCAGGTGATCCGCAGCCCGACCAACCGGGTCAGCGTGCGGTTCCGGAGCCCCCAGCCCGCCAGCCCCGGCACCTTCCGCTTCCGCTTCCAAG cctaTCTGCTGAGCTGCAGCTTCCCCTCCCGACCAGCCTACGGCGACATCTCCATCACCAGCCTGCACCCTGGGGGCAGCGCTCACTTCTACTGCACCACAGGGTATCAGCTGCGGGGCCCGCCTGTGCTGACCTGCCTCAATGCCACCTGGCCCTTCTGGAGCAGCCGGGAGCCCATCTGCCTGG CGGCCTGCGGAGGCGTGATCAGAAATGCCACCGTCGGACGCATCATCTCGCCCGGCTTCCCAAACAACTACAGCAGTAACCTGACTTGCCAATGGCTGCTGGAGGCCCCCAGGGGCCAGCGCCTGCACCTGCACTTCGAGAAGGTCGCGCTGGCTGAGGATGATGACAG GCTCATCATCCGGAACGGGAACAGCACGGAGGCGGCGCCGGTGTACGACTCGTACGAGGTGGAGTACCTGCCCATCGAGGGGCTGCTCAGCACCGCCCGCCACTTCTTCCTCGAGCTCACCACCGACAGCAACGGCGCCTCCACCGGCGTGGCGCTCCGCTACGAAG cgTTCGAGCAGGGGCACTGCTATGAGCCCTTCGTCAAGTACGGGAACTTCACCACCAGCGACGCCACCTATGCCGTGGGCACCTCGGTGGAGTTCAGCTGCGACCCTGGCTACACTCTGGAGCAGGGCTCCATCATCATTGAGTGCGTGGACCCCAGCGACCCCCAGTGGAACGAGACGGAGCCGGCGTGCCGAG CCGTGTGCAGCGGGGAGATCACAGACTCAGCGGGCGTGGTGCTGTCCCCCAACTGGCCGGAGGCCTATGGCAAGGGCCAGGACTGCATCTGGGGCCTGCACGTGGAGGAGGACAAGCGCATCATGCTGGACATCCAAGT gctGCACATTGGGAAGGGTGACGTCCTCACATTCTACGACGGGGATGACCTGACAGCCCGGATCCTGGGCCAGTACACGGGCACCCACCGCCGCTTCAAGCTCTACACGGCCATGGCCGACGTCACCATCCAGTTCCAGTCAGACCCTGGCGGCGCTGTCTTTGGCTACCAGCAGGGCTTCGTCATCCACTTCTTCG AGGTTCCACGCAATGACACGTGCCCCGAGCTGCCCGAGATCCCCAACGGCTGGAAGACCACATCCCACCCCGAGCTGATCCACGGCACCATGGTGAACTACCACTGCTACCCCGGCTTTGAGCTCGTGGGCACGGACCTGCTCATGTGCCACTGGGACCTGACCTGGAGCGGGGACCTGCCCACCTGTGAGAGGG TGACCTCCTGCAAGGACCCCGGGGACGTGGACCACAGCCGCAGGATCATCTCCAGCTCCAAGTTCCCCGTGGGCTCCACCGTGCAGTTCGTCTGCGACAAGGGCTACGTCCTGACAGGGGGCAGCCTGCTGACCTGCCGGGACCGCCAGGCCGGAGGCCCCAAGTGGAGCGACCGCCTCCCCAAGTGCACCC CGGAAGTATATGAGCCTTGTCACAACCCGGGCGTCCCGGAGAATGGCATCCAGACCCCGGAGAAGAGGCTGTACCAGGCCGGGGCCACCCTGCGCTTCTCATGTGCCACGGGCTacgtgctgctgggggaggggagcctccGCTGTGTGCCCGGCCACCCCTCACAGTGGAACAGCTCTCCTCCCATCTGCAAGGCTG CTGCTTATGATGAATTTTACAGCAACCGCAACCTGGATG TTGCAAAGGTCTTGCCCTCGGGGAACCCGCAGGAGGGCCCCAACGTTGCCATCGCCATCTTCCTGCCAGTGCTGGTCGTGGCACTGCTCATCGGAGGCATTTACCTCTACTTCTCCAA gctccaggggaaaccgtccctgcagctgcccctgtcTGGTTCTCACCCCTATGATCACATCACCGTGGAATCGGCCTTTGACAACACCGCCTATGAGACAGGA TCTGTTTCCTTTCCAGGACACCAGGGAATATGA
- the SEZ6 gene encoding seizure protein 6 homolog isoform X2, which translates to MGAAPGAPARGLAGCLLLAALLQGQARDFASEEPNVVGRRAAGSSEAEGDQTVPPTPDELEGKVHFVTTAPTLTLLNHHPLLEEFLHEALVKKDYLRQVPFLTWGLRGPGPVLPDAPGRITQTPRANLPNQDDLPVFSDLTTSLTVPATAPVTMTSPTALVGEKAKARDAERTPAMVKPAFTEELLTTAAGHVAPWAEPQPAGPETNSASVLTEPPITPTPAISQAALTNPGQATTDMVVSNTTTAITPTAWFVSPQVPGPALPRAKEPEPEAAATATVSGDDEETTTTTIITTTTITTVQVPAPCNWNLTGPEGSLESPEPVSSPYDSLDCTYTISGYPGYGVEIKVLNISLSEGETVTMETFGGAEPVVLANESFLMRGQVIRSPTNRVSVRFRSPQPASPGTFRFRFQAYLLSCSFPSRPAYGDISITSLHPGGSAHFYCTTGYQLRGPPVLTCLNATWPFWSSREPICLAACGGVIRNATVGRIISPGFPNNYSSNLTCQWLLEAPRGQRLHLHFEKVALAEDDDRLIIRNGNSTEAAPVYDSYEVEYLPIEGLLSTARHFFLELTTDSNGASTGVALRYEAFEQGHCYEPFVKYGNFTTSDATYAVGTSVEFSCDPGYTLEQGSIIIECVDPSDPQWNETEPACRAVCSGEITDSAGVVLSPNWPEAYGKGQDCIWGLHVEEDKRIMLDIQVLHIGKGDVLTFYDGDDLTARILGQYTGTHRRFKLYTAMADVTIQFQSDPGGAVFGYQQGFVIHFFEVPRNDTCPELPEIPNGWKTTSHPELIHGTMVNYHCYPGFELVGTDLLMCHWDLTWSGDLPTCERVTSCKDPGDVDHSRRIISSSKFPVGSTVQFVCDKGYVLTGGSLLTCRDRQAGGPKWSDRLPKCTPEVYEPCHNPGVPENGIQTPEKRLYQAGATLRFSCATGYVLLGEGSLRCVPGHPSQWNSSPPICKAAAYDEFYSNRNLDVAKVLPSGNPQEGPNVAIAIFLPVLVVALLIGGIYLYFSKLQGKPSLQLPLSGSHPYDHITVESAFDNTAYETGDTREYEVSI; encoded by the exons aCTTTGCCTCGGAGGAGCCGAACGTGGTGGGCCGGAGGGCAGCGGGGAGCTCTGAGGCTGAGGGGGACCAGACAGTGCCCCCCACTCCGGACGAGCTGGAGGGCAAGGTCCACTTTGTCACCACGGCCCCCACGCTGACGCTGCTCAACCATCACCCGCTGCTGGAGGAGTTCCTGCACGAGGCCCTGGTGAAGAAGGACTATCTGAGGCAGGTGCCCTTTCTCACATGGGGCCTGCGGGGGCCAGGCCCGGTCCTGCCCGATGCGCCAGGGCGGATCACCCAGACCCCGAGGGCCAACCTGCCAAACCAAGATGACCTTCCGGTGTTTTCTGACCTGACTACATCCCTCACggtgccagccacagcccccgTGACCATGACCAGCCCCACGGCCCTAGTGGGAGAGAAGGCCAAGGCCAGAGACGCGGAGAGGACCCCAGCAATGGTCAAGCCGGCGTTCACTGAGGAGCTGCTGACCACAGCTGCAGGCCACGTGGCCCCATGGGCAGAGCCCCAGCCAGCTGGCCCAGAGACCAACTCCGCCTCTGTCCTTACGGAGCCTCCCATCACCCCCACGCCTGCCATCTCCCAAGCCGCCCTGACCAACCCAGGTCAAGCCACCACCGACATGGTGGTCAGCAACACCACAACCGCTATCACCCCCACAGCCTGGTTTGTCTCGCCACAGGTGCCCGGCCCAGCACTGCCACGGGCCAAGGAGCCCGAGCCGGAGGCTGCCGCCACAGCCACGGTTTCTGGGGATGACGAGGAAACCACCACAACCACCATCATCACCACGACTACCATCACCACGGTGCAGGTACCAG CTCCGTGCAACTGGAACCTCACTGGCCCTGAGGGTTCCTTGGAGTCTCCGGAGCCGGTCAGTTCTCCCTATGACAGCCTGGACTGCACTTACACCATCTCCGGGTACCCTGGCTACGGCGTGGAGATCAAG GTCCTGAACATCAGCCTGTCGGAAGGGGAGACGGTCACCATGGAGACCTTTGGGGGCGCGGAGCCTGTCGTCCTGGCCAACGAGTCCTTCCTCATGAGGGGCCAGGTGATCCGCAGCCCGACCAACCGGGTCAGCGTGCGGTTCCGGAGCCCCCAGCCCGCCAGCCCCGGCACCTTCCGCTTCCGCTTCCAAG cctaTCTGCTGAGCTGCAGCTTCCCCTCCCGACCAGCCTACGGCGACATCTCCATCACCAGCCTGCACCCTGGGGGCAGCGCTCACTTCTACTGCACCACAGGGTATCAGCTGCGGGGCCCGCCTGTGCTGACCTGCCTCAATGCCACCTGGCCCTTCTGGAGCAGCCGGGAGCCCATCTGCCTGG CGGCCTGCGGAGGCGTGATCAGAAATGCCACCGTCGGACGCATCATCTCGCCCGGCTTCCCAAACAACTACAGCAGTAACCTGACTTGCCAATGGCTGCTGGAGGCCCCCAGGGGCCAGCGCCTGCACCTGCACTTCGAGAAGGTCGCGCTGGCTGAGGATGATGACAG GCTCATCATCCGGAACGGGAACAGCACGGAGGCGGCGCCGGTGTACGACTCGTACGAGGTGGAGTACCTGCCCATCGAGGGGCTGCTCAGCACCGCCCGCCACTTCTTCCTCGAGCTCACCACCGACAGCAACGGCGCCTCCACCGGCGTGGCGCTCCGCTACGAAG cgTTCGAGCAGGGGCACTGCTATGAGCCCTTCGTCAAGTACGGGAACTTCACCACCAGCGACGCCACCTATGCCGTGGGCACCTCGGTGGAGTTCAGCTGCGACCCTGGCTACACTCTGGAGCAGGGCTCCATCATCATTGAGTGCGTGGACCCCAGCGACCCCCAGTGGAACGAGACGGAGCCGGCGTGCCGAG CCGTGTGCAGCGGGGAGATCACAGACTCAGCGGGCGTGGTGCTGTCCCCCAACTGGCCGGAGGCCTATGGCAAGGGCCAGGACTGCATCTGGGGCCTGCACGTGGAGGAGGACAAGCGCATCATGCTGGACATCCAAGT gctGCACATTGGGAAGGGTGACGTCCTCACATTCTACGACGGGGATGACCTGACAGCCCGGATCCTGGGCCAGTACACGGGCACCCACCGCCGCTTCAAGCTCTACACGGCCATGGCCGACGTCACCATCCAGTTCCAGTCAGACCCTGGCGGCGCTGTCTTTGGCTACCAGCAGGGCTTCGTCATCCACTTCTTCG AGGTTCCACGCAATGACACGTGCCCCGAGCTGCCCGAGATCCCCAACGGCTGGAAGACCACATCCCACCCCGAGCTGATCCACGGCACCATGGTGAACTACCACTGCTACCCCGGCTTTGAGCTCGTGGGCACGGACCTGCTCATGTGCCACTGGGACCTGACCTGGAGCGGGGACCTGCCCACCTGTGAGAGGG TGACCTCCTGCAAGGACCCCGGGGACGTGGACCACAGCCGCAGGATCATCTCCAGCTCCAAGTTCCCCGTGGGCTCCACCGTGCAGTTCGTCTGCGACAAGGGCTACGTCCTGACAGGGGGCAGCCTGCTGACCTGCCGGGACCGCCAGGCCGGAGGCCCCAAGTGGAGCGACCGCCTCCCCAAGTGCACCC CGGAAGTATATGAGCCTTGTCACAACCCGGGCGTCCCGGAGAATGGCATCCAGACCCCGGAGAAGAGGCTGTACCAGGCCGGGGCCACCCTGCGCTTCTCATGTGCCACGGGCTacgtgctgctgggggaggggagcctccGCTGTGTGCCCGGCCACCCCTCACAGTGGAACAGCTCTCCTCCCATCTGCAAGGCTG CTGCTTATGATGAATTTTACAGCAACCGCAACCTGGATG TTGCAAAGGTCTTGCCCTCGGGGAACCCGCAGGAGGGCCCCAACGTTGCCATCGCCATCTTCCTGCCAGTGCTGGTCGTGGCACTGCTCATCGGAGGCATTTACCTCTACTTCTCCAA gctccaggggaaaccgtccctgcagctgcccctgtcTGGTTCTCACCCCTATGATCACATCACCGTGGAATCGGCCTTTGACAACACCGCCTATGAGACAGGA GACACCAGGGAATATGAGGTTTCCATCTAG